Genomic window (Verrucomicrobiia bacterium):
AGCGTGCCGTTGTCCTGCCGCGATTGATGGCCGTCGAGGAACGTTCCGCCGCGCGTGCTGCCGACGCCCACGATCAGCACGTCCGCCACCGACGACGGCATCCGGTTCAGTCCCGCATCCGGCACGGTGTCGCCGTCCGTGAGCACGAGAAACGTCACCGATTTGCGCGGGAAATCCTTCACGAAGCCGCCGGCCGTGTTCAGCGATTTCAACAGCGATGTCTTGCCGGGCTTGAACGCGATGTGCAGGGGCAGGTTGTCGGCGAAGTTCCAGATCAGTTCGCGGTCGGCGCATTCCTTGACCAGCAGCAGCGCGTCCGAATAGAAGCACGCCATGGTGATGCGCGTTTGATCGTTGTTGGCGCGTTCCATCACGGATTTCAGCAGGGCGGCGGCGCGGTCCCGCCGGGTTTGCGCGCCGTTTTCACCGGCATCGGCGATTTCCATGCTGGGCGAAACATCGAGCAGCACCATCAGATGACGCGTGGCGGCGACATTGCGGTCGTGCGTGCGGCTCGAGCCTTCAAACGCCAGGAGCACGACCAGCGACCACACGAGCACGGCGAACGCCAGCACCCGGAGCGGTGGGACGAGCCTCGTCCACGCGCGCGGTTTTGCCTCCGGACCAAACGCCAGCCGGCCGAGCCGCTGCACGCGCCGGGCGTGGAGCCATTCGGCGAACGTCGCCAGGGCCAGCGCGCCGAACGCGGCCCACGCGGCCAGTTGGATGAATTGTTCCTTCACCATGGCGTGTAACGCAGCCCGAGCAGACCCAGCCCCCACAAGCCGGCGATGACGAGCCCGGCCAGGGCCAGCGGTTGATAATAATCCACCCAGTCGGAGGTGACCTGCTTGAACTTTGCCTTTTGCATCCGGTCAATTTCGTGGAACACGGACGTCAACGTGCCCGGCTCATCGGCCAGAAACACCTTGCCCTGCGTGACGGCGGCAATCGTGTAAATGCCGTCGATCCCGAACCCGGTGGCGCCGCCGATCAAAATGGTGAACACACGAATTTTCGCGTCGGCAAGTTCCTGGGCAATCTGCCGGTCGCGGCCGCCGAAGAAATCCGCGCTGCCGCCGTCGGTGATCAGAATGATGGCACGGTCCCCTTCCTTGGTGCGCACGAGGTGCTGTTCACAGCCGTCGAGCGCCTTGGCGATCATGGTGCCGCCGAACCACGGCAAACGGCGCGCCGGTTCGATGAACGGCAGCGCATTGCGGATTGCGGAAAGCTCCTTGGTCGGCGGGAACCAGTGCAGATATTCGTTGCCGAACACGGTCAGCCCGAAGGCGTCTCCCTGGCGGTATTCGCAGAACTGCCGCGCGGACGCGACGGCTGACTCGAAACGCGTGGAGCTGCCGAAGCGCATCGACATTGAGCCGGACATGTCGAGACAGATGATGATGTTGTTCAGGATGCGTTCGTTCTCGGGGGGCGCCGGGCGACGGGGGCCGGCCAGCACAAGCACGGCCACGGCAAGCAGGAGCGCGGGCAGCGTTTGCATGAGATTCACCAGCCCGCGCAGGGGCCGGCCGTCGCGCTGACGGCCATGGTCAAACGGCAGCACGACCGGCTGTCCGCGGCGCACCCACTGCCAGAAACCCCAGACAATGGGCAGGGCCAGCAACCACAGCACCGCGGGATGATGAAAGCTCATGGCGCCGTTCCTTTCGCCGGTGGCGGAGCGGCCGGTTGCCGATACGGTGCGAGCAGCGCCGTCACTTCGGCGGGCGATGCGCCGCCGCGCTGGTGCAGCCAGTGTTCCAGGGCGCGGAGCAGGATGCCGGCCTCCGTATGCTCGCGGAGCTGGGCCAGCGCGTCGGCCATGCGCTGGTCCGGCAGTTGCAATTTGTCCCGCCAGAAGGCAAGCAGCAGTCGTTCAAGTTGGGCTTTGCCGTCCGGTGAAAGCGTTCCCGCCGCCGCGGCTTCGACCAACGGCCGCAGGCGCTCGGCGAAGGAAGGTGCGGCGACGACGGGCGGCATTTCAACCGGCCCGCGCTTCTTCCGATACGACACCACAAACGCCGCAATGCCGCCGGCCCAGAGAATCCCCAAGGCTGCGAGAAACGCACGGTAGCCGCCGAGAAACGGGAACGGCCGCGGCACGTAGTCGGTCAGTTGCCCGTCATGATCGGCGGGCAGGAGTGAGTGCACCTCGAACTCCACGTTGCTCAATTCATCCGGCTGGCTGCCATCGGAACGCACCATGAAATCAGCGAGCCGATACCGGCCGGGCTCCAGGCCCATGAAGAACAATTCGTAGTGGTGCAGTCCGTTCGTGGCCGGGGTGACGGCGCCAAGGCGCAGAATCATTTCCGTGCGGTCATCGAGCGGGCGCGGCTGGTAATCCGCCCGCGGCAGGTCGAGCGCAACCGGCGTTTCGATGCCGACCGTGCGCGCGGCGTTGGTGGTGTCGGCCGCGGGTGCGCCCGCCGTGAGCCAAACCAAAACCAGCGCGACCAGTCCGAATCCAATCGGGCATCGGCTGCGCGCCTTCCGCAAACCGCCCGGCTTCATCCCATCCTCCTCGTGCCGCCGCGGGATTTCATGAAATGCCGGAGCCGCGGCAGAATCGGCCGGTCGGTTTGCAGCGGTAGGTAATCCACGCCGTCGCGCGACAAGGCGTGCGTTGCGTCCTCGGCGAACCAGCGGCTGCGTCCGTGCGCTACGAAGGCCCGGCCGGTTTCCGCCTCCACCGCCCGGAAGATGCCGCCGCCGGTTTGACCGCGCTCCGCGGGATCTTCGAGGTGCAGAACCATGCAATCATGATCCTGCGCCATGAGCCGGATGGCGGGGATGGCATCGGGATCGTGCAGGTCGCTCAACACGATGAACAGGCAGCGTTGCTCGATCCGCGGAATCAATTCACGCACCCGCCGGCCCAGCGTTGTGCCCTCGACAAAACGGTAATGCCGGAGCTGGTGCATCCATTGCATGACGGCGTTGCGCGCGAGGGTCGGCGTCTGGTGCAGTTCGCGTTCGCCCACGCCCAGCAGGCCGACGGGGTTCATGTGGTCCAGCGCGGCCAGCGCGAGTCCGCCGGCCAGTTGCACGGCCCAGGCGTATTTGCTCAGGTGTTGCGAAGTGATGCACATCGACGCGGACGTGTCCACGAGCAGATAGACCGGCATCTGGCGCGGCGCTTCATATTCCTTGACGTGAAAGCGGCCGGTCCGCCCGGTGACGCGCCAGTCGATGAACTTCACGGGATCACCGGGCTGGTAGAGCCGGGACTGGACATATTCGATGCCCGCGCCGAGGAACGGCGAGCTCTCCTGCCCGTAGCTCAATGCGTCCGCGAGCCGCCGCACGGCCAGTTCGAACTGGCGCGCGTCAAGCGGGTCGTGCGTGAGTTGGGCGGAGTGGCGCATGATAAATTATTTCTCTTTGGCAAAGTCGTAGGTCCAAATCACAAATCTATCAATGTTGAGCTTTTGCTCGCCGGCAGGCACATGAAGAATTTCTCTAGCTTTATCCTCTGCAATTTCTAGTGAACGATTTGTCCACAAGCCCAGCAACTCGATGTCGTAGGGGCGATCAGATGAAGACTGGATGGTCACTGTGACATGGTTTGTATCAGAAAACTTCATCTCACCTTTTGCGCTCATCCAAGGACTGCCTCCAACTGGGCCAACCTGATAACTAAACGTCTCAAGGGAATACTTGTAACTCAAGTTATCCGGCCCGCTGTAATCAAACTGCGGCCTGCCGCGTTCGTTGGAGGCAAGCGTGATTACGGAAGCTTGCTGGGTCGGTATAAAGGTAGAAGTTTTTTGTTCCGACTGTTTAGAACATCCAAGCAACAAAGCAAATGTTGCGCAAAAGCAAAATAGACAGGGGATGATTTTCATCTGGCTAAACCTTGGTCAAAGATGAACGCCAACGGCGTTCCATCATCCAGCCCAGGGTTGGCGCGCAGCGCCTACCCTGGGTCGTCGTTCCAAAATCTCCCCAACCCTGAAAGGGTTGCATCATCGCGTCTCCGAATTTTTCTTCAACCCCTTCAGGGTTGGAAAAAATCTGGGGAACGCAAACCCAGGGTAGCTCGTTCCTCGCAACCCTGGGCTGAAGGCTGGAACGCCTTTGGCGTTCTTCAGAATTCCGCGATGAACATTTATGCTTCATCACCTTCGGCTTCGTTGCACTCACCCCAACTTCTTCAAAATCTCCTCCAGCACTTTCGCCGGTTTCTGGCCTTCGGCGAGGGCTTCGTAGCTCAGGCGGATGCGGTGCAGCACCACGTCCTCGGCGAGCTGGAACAAATCTTCCGGCACGACGTAG
Coding sequences:
- a CDS encoding VWA domain-containing protein, producing MVKEQFIQLAAWAAFGALALATFAEWLHARRVQRLGRLAFGPEAKPRAWTRLVPPLRVLAFAVLVWSLVVLLAFEGSSRTHDRNVAATRHLMVLLDVSPSMEIADAGENGAQTRRDRAAALLKSVMERANNDQTRITMACFYSDALLLVKECADRELIWNFADNLPLHIAFKPGKTSLLKSLNTAGGFVKDFPRKSVTFLVLTDGDTVPDAGLNRMPSSVADVLIVGVGSTRGGTFLDGHQSRQDNGTLLQLARRLGGHYHDGNAKQIPSDLLRHLIAPDEGADRFQISLRTLAIVTLAFSAALLCLLPVLLEFFGSAWRPTVATTRPAAVQNRSRLEASA
- a CDS encoding BatA and WFA domain-containing protein, which translates into the protein MSFHHPAVLWLLALPIVWGFWQWVRRGQPVVLPFDHGRQRDGRPLRGLVNLMQTLPALLLAVAVLVLAGPRRPAPPENERILNNIIICLDMSGSMSMRFGSSTRFESAVASARQFCEYRQGDAFGLTVFGNEYLHWFPPTKELSAIRNALPFIEPARRLPWFGGTMIAKALDGCEQHLVRTKEGDRAIILITDGGSADFFGGRDRQIAQELADAKIRVFTILIGGATGFGIDGIYTIAAVTQGKVFLADEPGTLTSVFHEIDRMQKAKFKQVTSDWVDYYQPLALAGLVIAGLWGLGLLGLRYTPW
- a CDS encoding DUF58 domain-containing protein, whose product is MRHSAQLTHDPLDARQFELAVRRLADALSYGQESSPFLGAGIEYVQSRLYQPGDPVKFIDWRVTGRTGRFHVKEYEAPRQMPVYLLVDTSASMCITSQHLSKYAWAVQLAGGLALAALDHMNPVGLLGVGERELHQTPTLARNAVMQWMHQLRHYRFVEGTTLGRRVRELIPRIEQRCLFIVLSDLHDPDAIPAIRLMAQDHDCMVLHLEDPAERGQTGGGIFRAVEAETGRAFVAHGRSRWFAEDATHALSRDGVDYLPLQTDRPILPRLRHFMKSRGGTRRMG